In the genome of Terribacillus sp. FSL K6-0262, one region contains:
- a CDS encoding YaaL family protein: MAGRKLKKSDVDKELLEAIFKMKNDWMSIRSIIERSVDASEMGQYDLQVAQAKYLFMLREARHRNLNALRT; encoded by the coding sequence ATGGCTGGCAGAAAATTGAAGAAGTCCGATGTGGATAAAGAGTTGTTAGAGGCTATATTCAAGATGAAAAATGATTGGATGAGCATCCGATCCATCATAGAAAGAAGTGTCGATGCAAGTGAAATGGGACAGTATGATTTACAAGTGGCACAAGCCAAGTATTTATTCATGCTCCGTGAAGCAAGACACCGTAATTTGAACGCATTGCGTACTTGA
- a CDS encoding pro-sigmaK processing inhibitor BofA family protein — MSYAIIGVLLAAVVVLLISGTSGKLFSLMIKGSIRVVLGVFLLFLFNVVGALAGLHIPINAATAVLAGLLGIPGIASLAAIQYFLV, encoded by the coding sequence ATGTCGTATGCTATCATCGGAGTGCTTTTGGCAGCAGTGGTTGTCTTACTTATCTCAGGAACTTCCGGGAAGCTGTTCAGCTTAATGATCAAAGGTTCGATCAGAGTGGTGCTGGGTGTCTTTCTATTATTTTTATTTAATGTAGTAGGTGCGCTTGCTGGTCTTCATATCCCGATCAATGCAGCAACTGCGGTCTTGGCAGGTCTATTGGGAATTCCAGGGATTGCATCATTGGCTGCAATTCAATATTTTTTAGTATAA
- the recR gene encoding recombination mediator RecR, which translates to MYYPEPISKLIDSFTKLPGIGPKTAVRLAFHVLSMKEDDVMDFAKALVNAKRELTHCSICGHITDQDPCSICQDESRDSSLICVVQDPKDVIAMEKMREFNGKYHVLHGAISPMDGIGPEDINVPSLLNRLKDEEVKELILATNPNIEGEATAMYISKLVKPSGIRTTRIAHGLPMGGDLEYADEVTLSKAMEGRREL; encoded by the coding sequence ATGTATTATCCCGAACCGATTTCGAAACTGATCGACAGCTTCACTAAATTGCCTGGAATCGGGCCGAAGACGGCCGTGCGCCTTGCCTTTCACGTGCTTAGCATGAAGGAAGATGACGTCATGGATTTCGCGAAGGCTTTAGTGAACGCTAAACGTGAATTGACCCATTGCAGCATTTGCGGTCATATAACCGATCAGGATCCTTGTAGCATTTGTCAGGATGAATCAAGAGATAGCTCTCTCATTTGTGTCGTACAAGATCCAAAAGATGTCATCGCCATGGAGAAGATGCGGGAATTCAATGGGAAGTACCATGTATTGCATGGTGCGATTTCTCCCATGGATGGCATCGGACCTGAGGACATCAATGTGCCGTCATTATTGAATCGTCTAAAGGATGAAGAAGTGAAGGAATTGATCCTGGCTACCAATCCGAACATAGAAGGCGAAGCGACGGCGATGTATATATCCAAGCTAGTCAAACCATCTGGTATACGGACAACCAGGATTGCACACGGTCTGCCAATGGGTGGGGATCTGGAATATGCAGATGAAGTCACCCTTTCCAAAGCAATGGAAGGCAGAAGAGAACTGTAA
- a CDS encoding YbaB/EbfC family nucleoid-associated protein, which yields MRGGGNMNNMMKQMQKMQKKMMQAQEELFEMTFEATAGGGAVKVIANGKKEITDVVIQEEVVDPDDVEMLQDLIISATNEVLKQVDEKSNQTMGQFTKGLPGGMF from the coding sequence ATGCGTGGTGGTGGGAATATGAATAATATGATGAAACAAATGCAGAAAATGCAGAAGAAGATGATGCAGGCTCAGGAAGAGCTTTTCGAAATGACTTTCGAAGCGACTGCAGGAGGCGGTGCCGTGAAGGTGATCGCCAATGGTAAGAAGGAAATAACCGATGTAGTCATCCAGGAAGAAGTAGTGGATCCGGATGACGTGGAAATGCTTCAGGATCTGATCATCTCTGCAACGAATGAAGTGCTGAAACAAGTCGATGAAAAATCCAACCAGACAATGGGACAGTTCACAAAAGGGCTACCTGGAGGAATGTTCTAG